The genome window CTTTTCATTTATGGTGGTCCTGGACTAGGGAAAACCCACTTACTGAATGCTATCGGAAATGAAATTCTAAAAAATATTCCTGAAGCTCGGGTTAAGTATATTCCTGCTGAAAGTTTTATCAATGATTTTCTTGAACACCTGAGACTTGGGGAAATGGAGAAATTCAAAAAGACTTACCGTAGCCTTGATCTCTTACTGATCGATGATATCCAATCTCTCAGCGGTAAAAAAGTTGCAACTCAAGAAGAATTTTTCAATACCTTCAATGCTCTTCATAGCAATCAAAAACAAATCGTTCTGACTAGTGACCGAAGTCCTAAACATTTAGAGGGCCTTGAGGAAAGACTTGTCACGCGCTTTAGCTGGGGCTTGACTCAAAATATCACACCACCTGACTTTGAAACACGAATTGCCATTCTTCAAAGTAAAACGGAACATTTGGACTATAATTTTCAAAGCGATACACTAGAATACCTAGCAGGTCAATTCGATTCAAATGTTCGAGAACTTGAAGGAGCAATCAACGATATCACTTTAATTGCCAGAGTAAAGAAGATTAAGGATATCACCATTGATATCGCTGCTGAAGCTATCAGAGCTCGCAAACAAGATGTTAGCCAACTGCTAGTCATTCCAATTGACAAAATCCAAACTGAAGTTGGTAATTTTTATGGAGTGAGTGTCAAAGAAATGAAGGGGACGAGACGAGTTCAGAATATCGTTTTGGCGCGTCAAGTAGCCATGTATCTAGCTAGAGAACTGACAGATAATAGTCTTCCAAAAATCGGAAAAGAATTCGGAGGAAAGGATCACACCACCGTTATTCATGCCCATGCTAAAATTAAATCCTTGATTGACGAAGACGATAATTTACGTTTAGAAATAGAAGCAATCAAAAAGAAAATTAAGTAGCTTGTGGATAACTTTTCCTTTCTTATCTTTTTTATCCACATTTTTTAAACAAGCTAAAAAGCTTGAAGTCATTAAATAGAAATCAGTTTTCCACAGAATTCACACACTCTATTATTTCTATTATCCTTCTAATACTAAAAATAAATAAAGGAGAATCCATGATCCATTTTTCAATTAATAAAAATTTATTTCTACAAGCCCTAAATACTACAAAACGAGCAATTAGCTCAAAAAATGCCATTCCAATTTTATCAACCATTAAAATTGATGTTACCAATGAAGGAATTATTTTGATTGGATCAAACGGTCAAATTTCTATTGAAAATTTCATTTCTCAAAAGAATGAAGATGCTGGCCTCTTGATTACTTCCTTAGGTTCGATTCTTCTTGAGGCTTCTTTCTTTATCAATGTTGTATCTAGTCTTCCAGATGTAACACTTGATTTCAAAGAGATTGAACAAAAACAAATTGTCTTAACAAGTGGAAAATCAGAAATCACCTTAAAAGGAAAAGATAGCGAACAATATCCACGAATCCAAGAAATTTCAGCAAGCACTCCTTTGGTTCTTGAAACCAAACTACTCAAGAAAATTATCAATGAAACAGCTTTTGCTGCAAGTACGCAAGAAAGTCGTCCAATTTTAACAGGTGTTCATTTTGTATTGAGCCAACACAAGGAACTAAAAACAGTTGCAACAGACTCTCATCGCCTTAGCCAGAAAAAATTGACTCTTAAAAAAAATGGCGATGATTTCGATGTGGTAATTCCTAGTCGCTCTCTACGCGAATTTTCAGCTGTATTTACGGATGATATTGAAACTGTGGAGATTTTCTTTGCAAATAATCAAATCCTCTTTAGAAGCGAAAATATTAGCTTCTACACTCGTCTCCTAGAAGGAAACTATCCTGATACAGATCGTTTGATTCCAACAGACTTTAATACTACAATTACTTTTGACGTGGTAAATTTACGCCAGTCAATGGAGCGTGCTCGCCTCTTATCAAGTGCGACTCAAAATGGTACTGTGAAGCTTGAAATTAAATGTGGAGTTGTTAGCGCCCATGTTCACTCTCCAGAAGTTGGTAAAGTAAACGAAGAAATCGATACGGAGCAGGTGACTGGTGATGATTTAACTATTAGTTTCAACCCAACTTACTTGATTGATTCTCTCAAGGCTTTAAATAGCGAAAAGGTAACTATTAGCTTTATCTCAGCTGTTCGTCCATTTACTCTTGTGCCAGCAGATACTGACGAAGACTTCATGCAGCTCATCACACCAGTTCGTACAAATTAAGTTAAAGAGGTTGAGCCTGGCTCGCCTCTTTTATGATATAATCAAAAAAGAAAAGGAGAGTAGTATGTATCAAGTTGGAAATTTTGTTGAGATGAAAAAAACACATGCTTGCACCATTAAATCAACAGGAAAAAAAGCTAATCGTTGGGAAATTACACGCGTAGGGGCAGATATCAAAATCAAATGTAGCAATTGTGACCACCTTGTCATGATGAGTCGCTATGATTTTGAACGAAAAATGAATAAGATTATTGACTAAGAACCCTTAGTTAGAGGGTTAGCAAGTTTTCCCTTTTTGTGTTATAATGTTAGGGATTGAAATGAGAACGGAGAATGAGAAACTATGGCTTTAACAGCAGGTATCGTTGGTTTGCCAAACGTTGGTAAATCAACCCTTTTTAATGCAATTACAAAAGCAGGAGCAGAGGCAGCAAACTACCCATTTGCGACTATTGATCCAAATGTTGGGATGGTAGAAGTTCCAGATGAACGCCTACAAAAACTAACTGAAATGATCACACCTAAAAAGACAGTCCCGACAACCTTTGAATTTACAGATATTGCAGGGATTGTAAAAGGAGCTTCAAAAGGAGAAGGGTTGGGTAATAAATTCTTGGCCAATATCCGTGAAGTAGACGCGATTGTTCATGTTGTGCGTGCATTTGATGATGAAAATGTGATGCGCGAGCAAGGACGTGAAGACGCCTTTGTGGATCCACTTGCAGATATTGATACCATTAACCTGGAGTTGATTCTTGCTGACTTAGAATCAGTCAATAAACGCTATGCGCGTGTAGAAAAGATGGCACGTACGCAAAAAGATAAAGAATCAGTAGCAGAGTTTAACGTTCTTCAAAAGATTAAACCTGTTCTTGAAGATGGAAAATCAGCACGTACCATTGAATTTACAGATGAAGAACAAAAGGTTGTTAAAGGTCTCTTCCTTTTGACCACTAAACCAGTTCTTTATGTTGCCAATGTGGATGAGGATGTAGTTTCAGATCCAGATTCTATCGACTATGTTAAACAAATTCGAGAATTTGCAGCGACAGAAAATGCTGAGGTGGTAGTTATTTCCGCGCGTGCTGAGGAAGAAATTTCCGAGTTAGATGATGAAGATAAGCAAGAATTTCTTGAAGCACTTGGGTTGACTGAATCAGGCGTTGACAAGTTGACTCGTGCAGCTTACCACTTGCTTGGACTCGGAACTTACTTCACAGCTGGTGAAAAAGAAGTTCGCGCTTGGACTTTTAAGCGTGGTATGAAAGCTCCTCAAGCAGCTGGTATTATTCACTCAGACTTTGAAAAAGGTTTTATTCGTGCAGTAACCATGTCATATGAGGATCTAGTGAAATATGGATCTGAAAAGGCTGTAAAAGAAGCTGGGCGCTTGCGTGAAGAAGGAAAAGAATATATCGTTCAAGATGGCGATATCATGGAATTCCGCTTTAATGTCTAAAGATATTTAACCAATAGTGTCAATTAGGTTGGAAAAAAATTCCAACCCTTTTGGCTTTTGAAAGGAAAATAAATGACTAAATTACTTGTTGGATTAGGAAATCCAGGGGATAAATATTTTGAAACCAAGCACAATGTTGGATTTATGTTGATTGACCAATTGGCTAAAAAACAAAATGTCACCTTTACACATGACAAGATATTTCAAGCTGACCTAGCATCTTTTTTCCTTAATGGCGAAAAAATTTATCTTGTCAAACCAACGACCTTTATGAATGAAAGCGGGAAAGCTGTTCATGCTTTATTGACTTACTATGGTTTGGATATTGAAGATTTACTCGTTATTTACGACGACCTTGACATGGAAGTTGGGAAAATTCGTTTAAGAGCAAAGGGGTCAGCTGGTGGTCATAATGGTATTAAGTCTATTATTCAACATATAGGTACTCAGGTCTTTAACCGTGTTAAAATAGGTATTGGCAGACCTAAAAAAGGTATTTCACTGGTTCACCATGTTTTAAGTAAGTTTGATCAGGATGACTATGTAGGTATTTTACAGTCTATTGACAAAGTTGACGAAGCTGTAAACTACTATTTACAAGAGAAAAACTTTGAGAAAACGATGCAGAGGTATAATGGATAAATGGTGACTTTATTAGATTTATTCTCAGAAAATGACCAGATAAAAAAATGGCATCAAAATCTGACAGATAAGAAAAGACAACTAATACTAGGTCTGTCAACTTCTACCAAGGCTCTTGCAATTGCAAGTAGTCTAAAAAAAGAAAATAAGGTTGTGTTACTGACCTCGACTTATGGAGAAGCAGAACGAATTATCAGTGATCTTCTTTCTCTCTTAGGAGAGGAACTTGTCTATCCTTTTTTGGTAGATGACTCTCCTATGGTAGAGTTTTTGATGTCTTCGCAAGAAAAAATCATTTCGCGGGCTGAGGCCTTGCGTTTTTTGAGTGATCCATCTAAGAAAGGGATTTTAGTTTGTAATATCGCAGCGAGTCGGTTAATTTTACCCTCTCCGACTAGATTTAAAGAAAGTACTATAAAAATTGCGGTTGGCGAAGAATATGACCAACATGAGCTACTTCACTGGTTAAAGGAAATTGGATATCAAAAAGTTACTCAAGTACAGACACAAGGTGAGTTTAGTATTCGAGGAGACATTTTAGATATTTTTGAGATGTCTCAGTTAGAACCTTTCCGAATCGAGTTTTTTGGCGATGAAGTAGATGGAATCCGAACTTTTGAAGTAGAAACACAATTATCAAAAGAAAATCAGACAGAACTCACAATCTTTCCAGCTAGTGATATGCTTTTAAAAGAAAGTGACTATTTACGAGGTCAGTCAGCTTTAGAAAAGCAAATTTCGAAGACCTTATCACCAATTTTAAAATCATACTTGGAAGAAATTTTGTCAAGTTTTCATCAAAGACAAACACATTCAGATAGTCGAAAATTTTTGTCCTTATGTTATGATAAAACATGGACTGTATTTGATTATAATGAAAAAGATACGCCAGTATTCTTTGATGACTATCAAAAATTGATGAATCAGTATGAAACCTTTGAAAGAGAATTAGCACAATACTTTACAGAAGATTTACAGAATAGTAAAGCATTTTCTGGTATGCATTATTTTGCAGAAACAGAGCAAACCTATAAAAAACAAAGTCCAGTTACCTTTTTCTCTAATCTGCAAAAGGGCTTAGGAAACCTCAAGTTTGATCACATTTATCAATTTAATCAATACCCCATGCAAGAGTTTTTCAATCAGTTTTCTTTTCTTAAAGAAGAGATTGAGCGATACAAAAAAATGGACTACACCATTGTTTTGCAGTCTAGCAATTCAATGGGAAGTAAAACATTGGAGGATGTTTTAGAGGAATACCAGGTCAAATTGGATTCCAAAGATAAGTCAAGTATCTGTAAAGAATCTGTAAACCTGATTGAGGGTAATCTAAGACATGGTTTTCATTTTGTAGATGAAAAAATTCTCTTCATTACTGAACATGAGATTTTTCAAAAGAAATTAAAACGTCGTTTTCGAAGACAATATGCTTCAAACGCAGAGCGATTAAAAGATTATAATGAACTTGAAAAAGGGGACTACGTTGTTCACCATATCCATGGAATTGGTCAATATCTAGGAATCGAAACAATTGAAATCAAAGGCATTCACCGTGATTATGTCAGTGTTCAATATCAAAATGGGGATCAAATCTCCATCCCAGTAGAGCAGATTCAATTGCTGTCAAAATATGTTTCAAGTGATGGGAAACCTCCTAAACTAAATAAATTAAATGATGGTCATTTCAAAAAGGCCAAGCAAAAAGTTAAGAACCAGGTAGAGGATATAGCTGACGATTTAATCAAACTGTATTCTGAGCGTAGTCAGTTGAAGGGGTTTGCTTTCTCAGATGATGATGAAGAGCAACATGCTTTTGATGATGCTTTCCCTTATGTTGAAACGGATGATCAACTTCGTAGTATTGAGGAAATTAAGAGAGATATGCAGGATTCTCATCCCATGGATCGACTTTTGGTTGGGGATGTTGGTTTTGGGAAGACTGAGGTTGCAATGCGTGCAGCATTTAAGGCTGTCAATGATCACAAACAGGTTGTCGTTCTAGTTCCGACGACGGTTTTAGCACAACAACACTATACGAATTTTAAGGAACGATTCCAAAATTTTGCAGTTAATATTGATGTGTTGAGTCGTTTTAGAAGTAAAAAAGAGCAGGCAGAGACACTTGAAAAATTAAAAAATGGTCAAGTTGATATTTTGATTGGAACGCATCGTGTTTTGTCAAAAGATGTTGTGTTTTCAGATTTGGGGTTGATGATTATTGATGAGGAACAACGATTTGGTGTCAAGCATAAGGAAACTTTGAAAGAGTTAAAGAAACAAGTGGATGTCCTAACCTTGACAGCTACGCCAATCCCTCGTACCCTTCATATGTCTATGCTGGGAATCCGAGATTTGTCTGTTATTGAAACTCCTCCAACCAATCGCTATCCTGTTCAAACCTATGTTTTGGAAAAGAATGATAGTGTGATTCGTGATGCTGTCTTGCGTGAAATGGAGCGTGGAGGTCAAGTTTACTATCTTTACAACAAAGTTGACACGATTGACCAGAAGGTTTCAGAATTACAGAAGTTGATTCCAGAGGCTTCGATTGGGTATGTTCATGGACAAATGAGTGAAATTCAGTTAGAAAATACTCTACTGGACTTTATTGAAGGACAATATGATATTTTGGTGACAACTACCATAATTGAAACAGGAGTTGACATTCCAAACGCAAATACCTTATTTATCGAAAATGCAGATCATATGGGCTTATCAACCTTGTATCAATTAAGAGGAAGAGTTGGTCGTAGTAATCGCATTGCCTATGCCTATCTCATGTATCGTCCAGAAAAATCAATCAGTGAAGTCTCTGAGAAGAGATTAGAAGCAATCAAAGGGTTTACAGAATTGGGATCAGGATTTAAGATTGCTATGCGAGATCTTTCGATTCGTGGAGCAGGAAATCTCCTAGGAAAATCCCAATCAGGTTTCATTGATTCTGTTGGTTTTGAATTGTATTCTCAGTTACTAGAGGAAGCTATCGCTAAACGTAACGGTAATGGGAACACAAGAACCAAAGGAAATGCTGAGTTGATTTTACAAATCGATGCCTATCTTCCTGATACTTATATTTCTGACCAACGACATAAAATTGAGATTTACAAGAAAATTCGTCAAATTGACAACCGTGTCAACTATGAAGAATTACAAGAAGAATTGATGGATCGCTTTGGAGAATATCCAGACGTAGTGGCCTATCTTTTAGAGATTGGTTTGGTCAAATCTTACTTGGACAAGGTATTTGTAGAACGTGTGGAGAGAAAAGAAAATAAGATTACAGTTCAATTTGAAAAAATTACTCAACGACTGTTCTTGGCTCAAGATTATTTTAAAGCCTTATCTGCAACGAACTTAAAGGCAGCTATAGCTGAGAATAGAGGATTAATGGAAGTCGTATTTGATGTCCGAAACAAGAAGGATTATGAAATTTTAGAAGGTCTGCTGATCTTTGGAGAAAGTTTATTAGAGATAAAAGAATCAAAGGAAGCAAATCTCATCTGACATTTTTCTTCTATAAAAAGGATAAAAATGGTACAATAATAATTTGAGGTAATAAAAATGAGATTAGACAAGTATTTAAAAGTATCACGAATTATTAAGCGCCGCACAGTCGCAAAGGAAGTAGCAGATAAAGGTAGAATCAAGGTGAACGGAATCTTGGCCAAAAGTTCAACGGATTTAAAAGTTGATGACCAAGTTGAAATTCGCTTTGGAAATAAGTTGTTGCTTGTTAAAGTACTAGAGATGAAAGATAGT of Streptococcus oralis contains these proteins:
- the dnaA gene encoding chromosomal replication initiator protein DnaA, whose amino-acid sequence is MKEKQFWNQILELAQERLTRSMYDFYATPAELIKVEGNVATIFLPRPEMEMVWKKQLKDIIVAAGFEVYDTEIKTQFVLTKPEEESSTYVMDSENSNHYVASQANLAIPYSETGLKEKYTFDNFIQGDGNIWAKSAALAVSEDLALTYNPLFIYGGPGLGKTHLLNAIGNEILKNIPEARVKYIPAESFINDFLEHLRLGEMEKFKKTYRSLDLLLIDDIQSLSGKKVATQEEFFNTFNALHSNQKQIVLTSDRSPKHLEGLEERLVTRFSWGLTQNITPPDFETRIAILQSKTEHLDYNFQSDTLEYLAGQFDSNVRELEGAINDITLIARVKKIKDITIDIAAEAIRARKQDVSQLLVIPIDKIQTEVGNFYGVSVKEMKGTRRVQNIVLARQVAMYLARELTDNSLPKIGKEFGGKDHTTVIHAHAKIKSLIDEDDNLRLEIEAIKKKIK
- the dnaN gene encoding DNA polymerase III subunit beta; translated protein: MIHFSINKNLFLQALNTTKRAISSKNAIPILSTIKIDVTNEGIILIGSNGQISIENFISQKNEDAGLLITSLGSILLEASFFINVVSSLPDVTLDFKEIEQKQIVLTSGKSEITLKGKDSEQYPRIQEISASTPLVLETKLLKKIINETAFAASTQESRPILTGVHFVLSQHKELKTVATDSHRLSQKKLTLKKNGDDFDVVIPSRSLREFSAVFTDDIETVEIFFANNQILFRSENISFYTRLLEGNYPDTDRLIPTDFNTTITFDVVNLRQSMERARLLSSATQNGTVKLEIKCGVVSAHVHSPEVGKVNEEIDTEQVTGDDLTISFNPTYLIDSLKALNSEKVTISFISAVRPFTLVPADTDEDFMQLITPVRTN
- a CDS encoding DUF951 domain-containing protein, with product MYQVGNFVEMKKTHACTIKSTGKKANRWEITRVGADIKIKCSNCDHLVMMSRYDFERKMNKIID
- the ychF gene encoding redox-regulated ATPase YchF produces the protein MALTAGIVGLPNVGKSTLFNAITKAGAEAANYPFATIDPNVGMVEVPDERLQKLTEMITPKKTVPTTFEFTDIAGIVKGASKGEGLGNKFLANIREVDAIVHVVRAFDDENVMREQGREDAFVDPLADIDTINLELILADLESVNKRYARVEKMARTQKDKESVAEFNVLQKIKPVLEDGKSARTIEFTDEEQKVVKGLFLLTTKPVLYVANVDEDVVSDPDSIDYVKQIREFAATENAEVVVISARAEEEISELDDEDKQEFLEALGLTESGVDKLTRAAYHLLGLGTYFTAGEKEVRAWTFKRGMKAPQAAGIIHSDFEKGFIRAVTMSYEDLVKYGSEKAVKEAGRLREEGKEYIVQDGDIMEFRFNV
- the pth gene encoding aminoacyl-tRNA hydrolase: MTKLLVGLGNPGDKYFETKHNVGFMLIDQLAKKQNVTFTHDKIFQADLASFFLNGEKIYLVKPTTFMNESGKAVHALLTYYGLDIEDLLVIYDDLDMEVGKIRLRAKGSAGGHNGIKSIIQHIGTQVFNRVKIGIGRPKKGISLVHHVLSKFDQDDYVGILQSIDKVDEAVNYYLQEKNFEKTMQRYNG
- the mfd gene encoding transcription-repair coupling factor, whose product is MVTLLDLFSENDQIKKWHQNLTDKKRQLILGLSTSTKALAIASSLKKENKVVLLTSTYGEAERIISDLLSLLGEELVYPFLVDDSPMVEFLMSSQEKIISRAEALRFLSDPSKKGILVCNIAASRLILPSPTRFKESTIKIAVGEEYDQHELLHWLKEIGYQKVTQVQTQGEFSIRGDILDIFEMSQLEPFRIEFFGDEVDGIRTFEVETQLSKENQTELTIFPASDMLLKESDYLRGQSALEKQISKTLSPILKSYLEEILSSFHQRQTHSDSRKFLSLCYDKTWTVFDYNEKDTPVFFDDYQKLMNQYETFERELAQYFTEDLQNSKAFSGMHYFAETEQTYKKQSPVTFFSNLQKGLGNLKFDHIYQFNQYPMQEFFNQFSFLKEEIERYKKMDYTIVLQSSNSMGSKTLEDVLEEYQVKLDSKDKSSICKESVNLIEGNLRHGFHFVDEKILFITEHEIFQKKLKRRFRRQYASNAERLKDYNELEKGDYVVHHIHGIGQYLGIETIEIKGIHRDYVSVQYQNGDQISIPVEQIQLLSKYVSSDGKPPKLNKLNDGHFKKAKQKVKNQVEDIADDLIKLYSERSQLKGFAFSDDDEEQHAFDDAFPYVETDDQLRSIEEIKRDMQDSHPMDRLLVGDVGFGKTEVAMRAAFKAVNDHKQVVVLVPTTVLAQQHYTNFKERFQNFAVNIDVLSRFRSKKEQAETLEKLKNGQVDILIGTHRVLSKDVVFSDLGLMIIDEEQRFGVKHKETLKELKKQVDVLTLTATPIPRTLHMSMLGIRDLSVIETPPTNRYPVQTYVLEKNDSVIRDAVLREMERGGQVYYLYNKVDTIDQKVSELQKLIPEASIGYVHGQMSEIQLENTLLDFIEGQYDILVTTTIIETGVDIPNANTLFIENADHMGLSTLYQLRGRVGRSNRIAYAYLMYRPEKSISEVSEKRLEAIKGFTELGSGFKIAMRDLSIRGAGNLLGKSQSGFIDSVGFELYSQLLEEAIAKRNGNGNTRTKGNAELILQIDAYLPDTYISDQRHKIEIYKKIRQIDNRVNYEELQEELMDRFGEYPDVVAYLLEIGLVKSYLDKVFVERVERKENKITVQFEKITQRLFLAQDYFKALSATNLKAAIAENRGLMEVVFDVRNKKDYEILEGLLIFGESLLEIKESKEANLI
- a CDS encoding RNA-binding S4 domain-containing protein; this translates as MRLDKYLKVSRIIKRRTVAKEVADKGRIKVNGILAKSSTDLKVDDQVEIRFGNKLLLVKVLEMKDSTKKEDAAGMYEILSETRVEENV